From the Drosophila suzukii chromosome 2 unlocalized genomic scaffold, CBGP_Dsuzu_IsoJpt1.0 scf_2c, whole genome shotgun sequence genome, one window contains:
- the LOC139354416 gene encoding uncharacterized protein — translation MACAACAYLRASCTDGSVQVNLLAARSRVTPVKPLTIPRVELSGALLCTQLADWIVNQLQASHHTISVYYWSDAMIVLYWISGDPSRWKTFVSNRIGAILEASSPSQWRHVLTQENPADCATRGLTPSQLKHHTLWWNGPHWLHLS, via the coding sequence ATGGCGTGTGCAGCATGCGCTTATCTTCGAGCTAGTTGTACGGATGGTTCCGTGCAGGTTAACTTATTAGCCGCCCGCAGTCGAGTCACACCTGTTAAGCCGCTAACAATTCCGAGAGTTGAGTTATCCGGAGCCCTGCTGTGTACACAATTAGCCGATTGGATTGTCAATCAACTTCAAGCATCACATCACACCATATCCGTATACTACTGGTCGGATGCAATGATAGTGCTGTATTGGATCAGCGGTGACCCTAGCCGTTGGAAGACATTTGTGTcgaatagaattggagcaatCCTGGAGGCAAGCTCGCCATCGCAGTGGAGACATGTTCTTACGCAAGAAAACCCAGCAGATTGTGCTACACGCGGACTCACCCCTTCCCAGCTGAAACACCACACGCTTTGGTGGAACGGACCACATTGGCTGCATCTTTCATAG
- the LOC136116588 gene encoding uncharacterized protein has protein sequence MDDATGRGSGDQYSHTGLGAGSVGSVGCSFTGPFRGFEDANLSRQTVIHSNQFVSLENASTPIMSNHAGYDASQNWAGQQFTQQVNTGNMNAQRATPPYTERRAAPEFIPNAFSYANLQENNAGQFMPTHTAAQCVPPCNTVGFMPPISVHQNVAAGFFPPANGLGSVPQPNVVYNAGSNAGNVGAGRHMPQFAGTQLPHVVSSGPTLTPAQVASRQVISRDLPIFTGKPEEWLLFISNYEQSTERCGFTNEENLIRLQKCLKGSALEAVRGKLMIPAMVPYAIGMLRMLYGRSEIVHASLQRKLKEEPPIKPNNLESVIRLALAVQNYCATMMSVGLQEYLNDFSLLNDLVAKLPSDLKLDWGRHRLAAGAANLTTFDKWLFGIAMCATMVAPYECHSTEKDKGGRYSKERLLVHDMLGSNDDGKSKAHVTEDQPCPECGCDHGLANCKGFLSMSIKSRVEFIKSKRLCFCCFGKHIVRNCRVKKLCNLDGCKLPHNVLLHYPNTETNSEIRNDKEDIPRKTGESETSESTVFFHEKSTTKALFRYIPVTLHNNSRSIDVYALIDEGASCTLMERSLADELGLDGPEEQLCLKWTSDVTQSESKSRVVSVRVSAEGRPEVKHGLKGVRTVNNLDLPLQSIDDQTLKERQHLRTVPISTYKDVRAQIIIGLDNIKISVPLEVRQAEDDDLIAVRCKLGWAVYGRQGPENDTPPRVFHICHCATVCGMRKLDEAMKAFFSLESFGVSVPIKPLRSKEDEQALKIMEATTKYISNESRWETGLLWKYDKINMPDSYPMALKRLKCLEAKMLKDPKLKTFLSNTMQHYEEKRYIRKLEKWELSNSPRSWYLPIFTVTNPNKKKTRLVWDAAAQVDGISLNDTILKGPDMLVSLMGVLLRFRERPIAVSGDIREMFHQIKVCAQDQYSQKFLWRNGEINRPPDTFVMQVMTFGAACSPSLANFILRRNAERFGESHPEAVKAICRNTFVDDWLESVDTEEQMVKLANNIKNIHAKGGFEMRNWLSNSKRVVCSLNDVYEAPPKYLGTHDELQEKVLGMWWLPESDMLTFVIKPELLQRSSAGSHTKRRVLSIVMSIFDPLGLLGFFNVRAKIILQNIWRSGVSWDDAIKEPDEIDWMKWQALLPKLSHLRIPRYMSCSSNVKSLQLHMFVDASLDAYAAVAYLRVDLGDEIRCSLLASKTRVAPLKPISVPRMELMAAVLGLRLAKCLESELSNEIEKRVFWTDAQDVLFWIRSDARKYPQFVALRVGEILEGSEVGEWRWVSSELNVADDGTKWTKGVEVNSSIRWFSGPNYLLQDESKWPLGNEMSKTRESQVLHHKEEIKKQISSLACVMPDPLRFSKLERLRAAQKRVLDFLRLLSVKPHGPELERLLLLKRDVEMDTIFIRACQEEEFFDEIRCLKENRCLTNRKSTIYKCSPYLDPVGVLRMQGRIDAIENVEVSVKRPVILSRHHRIAYLIVEYHHRKYHHLHAEIVVNEIRQKYWIPGLRALVMEIINKCPVCCIRRAQPIPPMMGTLPKERLSPHTLPFTFTGVDYFGPIEVAVGRRREKRWGVLFTCLTVRAVHLELVPSLSTDSFLLALKLFTARRGVPLKLLSDNGTNFRGASRVLAQEIERISTSAVENKYPEMSFTFIPPGSPHMGGSWERMVRSTKSILTEILSNVGLREEVLRAALADVECTLNSRPLTYIPLESENSEALTPNHFLVGNSSGLRERGAIESNGLGLAKHFRIAGQLAYRFWRRWIREYLPTLTRRTKWFQPNPAPISVNDVVLIVDETSKRNSWPKGIVVDVHLAKDGQVRSGVVRTPGGLVTRPAVKLAKLDIIRIGDTQRSNAEESRGGECCEANKKF, from the coding sequence ATGGATGATGCAACAGGACGAGGATCTGGTGATCAGTATTCACACACGGGATTGGGAGCAGGTTCAGTTGGAAGCGTAGGATGCAGCTTCACTGGGCCGTTCAGAGGTTTTGAGGACGCAAATTTATCTAGACAAACTGTGATTCACTCGAACCAGTTTGTGTCGCTTGAGAATGCGAGCACACCGATTATGTCTAATCACGCCGGCTACGACGCTTCGCAGAATTGGGCAGGGCAGCAGTTCACACAACAAGTGAACACGGGCAACATGAACGCGCAGAGGGCCACACCTCCATATACGGAAAGGAGGGCGGCGCCTGAATTTATACCGAACGCATTTTCGTATGCGAATCTTCAAGAAAACAATGCAGGTCAGTTTATGCCGACACATACCGCAGCGCAATGCGTACCGCCATGTAACACTGTCGGATTCATGCCACCAATATCTGTGCATCAAAACGTGGCCGCAGGGTTCTTTCCGCCAGCCAATGGGCTGGGTTCTGTACCACAGCCTAACGTCGTTTATAATGCTGGTTCTAATGCTGGTAACGTTGGAGCAGGAAGACATATGCCACAGTTTGCCGGCACACAGCTCCCACATGTAGTATCATCGGGACCCACATTGACGCCAGCTCAAGTTGCTTCGCGCCAGGTCATATCACGAGACTTGCCAATTTTCACCGGAAAGCCCGAAGAGTggcttttatttataagtaaTTATGAACAATCAACCGAGAGATGTGGATTTACCAACGAAGAAAATCTGATCAGACTCCAGAAGTGTCTGAAAGGATCCGCGCTAGAAGCTGTCAGGGGAaagctcatgatcccagctATGGTACCTTATGCTATTGGAATGCTAAGGATGTTGTATGGGCGTTCAGAAATAGTGCACGCTAGCTTGCAACGGAAGCTTAAAGAAGAGCCGCCCATCAAACCCAACAATTTGGAATCCGTGATTCGACTGGCACTGGCAGTCCAGAATTATTGTGCCACGATGATGTCAGTAGGACTACAGGAATACCTTAATGATTTTTCTCTGCTTAACGATTTGGTTGCCAAATTGCCAAGTGATCTTAAGCTGGATTGGGGTAGACATCGCTTGGCAGCTGGTGCCGCAAATTTGACCACCTTTGACAAGTGGCTCTTTGGAATAGCGATGTGCGCAACGATGGTTGCACCCTATGAATGTCACTCAACAGAGAAAGATAAAGGTGGAAGGTATTCAAAGGAGCGCCTGCTAGTGCACGACATGCTAGGAAGCAATGACGACGGCAAGTCGAAGGCACATGTCACAGAAGATCAACCTTGTCCAGAATGTGGCTGCGACCATGGTCTGGCAAATTGCAAAGGATTCTTATCTATGTCCATCAAGTCGAGAGTGGAATTTATTAAATCCAAACGActttgcttttgttgttttggAAAGCATATTGTCCGTAACTGCAGAGTGAAGAAACTTTGCAACCTCGATGGATGTAAGTTACCGCACAACGTGCTATTGCATTATCCGAATACTGAGACTAACAGCGAGATTCGTAATGACAAGGAGGACATTCCTAGAAAAACCGGCGAGTCAGAGACCAGCGAGTCAACGGTTTTCTTTCATGAGAAATCAACAACAAAGGCTCTTTTCCGTTATATACCAGTAACATTGCATAATAATTCCCGTAGCATAGACGTTTATGCTCTAATCGACGAAGGTGCGTCCTGCACGCTTATGGAACGATCGTTAGCCGATGAGCTAGGGCTTGACGGTCCTGAAGAGCAGCTTTGTCTTAAGTGGACTAGCGACGTGACCCAGAGCGAGTCCAAATCGAGAGTCGTTAGCGTTAGGGTTTCCGCTGAGGGTCGTCCGGAAGTAAAACACGGACTTAAAGGAGTGCGTACTGTAAACAACTTGGATCTTCCATTGCAAAGCATCGACGATCAGACACTCAAAGAACGTCAGCACTTGAGAACGGTTCCGATATCAACATACAAAGATGTGAGGGCTCAAATTATCATCGGACTAGACAACATTAAGATCAGTGTGCCGCTGGAGGTACGTCAAGCTGAGGATGACGATCTTATTGCCGTTCGATGTAAATTAGGATGGGCTGTATACGGCCGCCAAGGACCGGAAAATGACACGCCACCTCGTGTATTCCATATCTGCCACTGCGCAACAGTTTGCGGTATGCGGAAACTTGACGAAGCTATGAAGGCATTCTTCTCGCTGGAGTCATTCGGCGTGAGTGTTCCTATAAAACCGTTGCGATCAAAGGAGGACGAGCAGGCGCTAAAGATAATGGAGGCAACTACAAAGTACATTTCCAACGAAAGTCGCTGGGAGACTGGGTTGTTGTGGAAGTACGACAAAATCAATATGCCCGATTCGTACCCCATGGCTCTAAAAAGGCTCAAGTGCCTTGAGGCGAAAATGTTAAAAGATCCGAAGCTGAAAACGTTTTTGAGTAATACCATGCAGCACTACGAGGAAAAGAGATACATTCGCAAACTGGAAAAATGGGAGTTGTCAAACAGTCCACGTTCTTGGTATCTTCCGATATTCACGGTAACAAACCCTAACAAGAAGAAGACACGTCTGGTCTGGGACGCGGCAGCGCAAGTTGACGGCATATCACTAAACGACACTATTTTAAAAGGACCAGACATGTTGGTGTCCTTGATGGGAGTGCTGTTGCGCTTCAGAGAACGACCTATAGCGGTATCAGGCGATATACGGGAAATGTTTCATCAGATTAAAGTTTGCGCCCAAGACCAATATTCCCAGAAGTTCTTATGGCGAAATGGAGAAATTAATCGCCCACCGGATACATTCGTAATGCAGGTAATGACGTTCGGCGCTGCATGCTCGCCGTCACTCGCCAACTTTATATTGAGACGCAATGCAGAGAGATTTGGTGAAAGTCATCCAGAAGCCGTAAAAGCAATTTGCCGAAACACTTTCGTTGACGATTGGTTGGAGTCAGTTGATACAGAGGAGCAAATGGTTAAACTCGCGAATAATATTAAGAATATTCACGCGAAGGGTGGATTCGAGATGAGAAACTGGCTGTCAAACTCCAAGCGCGTCGTATGCTCTCTGAATGACGTTTATGAAGCGCCGCCTAAGTACCTTGGCACACACGATGAACTGCAGGAGAAAGTGTTAGGAATGTGGTGGCTGCCCGAGTCGGATATGCTAACGTTTGTCATCAAGCCTGAATTGCTGCAGAGGTCGTCAGCTGGCTCTCATACGAAGCGACGAGTGTTGAGTATCGTTATGTCCATTTTCGATCCACTCGGGCTTCTTGGATTTTTTAACGTGCGTGCCAAAATTATTCTACAAAATATTTGGAGGTCTGGTGTAAGCTGGGACGACGCAATCAAGGAACCGGATGAGATTGACTGGATGAAATGGCAAGCCTTACTGCCAAAACTGAGCCATCTGCGTATCCCTCGCTACATGTCATGCTCGAGTAATGTTAAGAGCCTGCAACTACATATGTTCGTTGATGCTAGTTTGGATGCCTACGCTGCGGTAGCATATTTGCGAGTTGATCTTGGAGACGAAATCCGATGCTCCTTGCTAGCATCGAAAACCAGAGTAGCACCTTTGAAACCTATATCGGTACCACGAATGGAATTAATGGCAGCGGTTTTGGGATTGCGCCTGGCCAAGTGTTTGGAGTCTGAGCTATCAAACGAAATTGAAAAACGTGTGTTCTGGACTGATGCTCAAGATGTTCTGTTCTGGATAAGATCCGACGCTCGTAAGTACCCGCAATTTGTAGCTTTACGAGTTGGAGAAATTCTTGAAGGCTCCGAAGTTGGTGAATGGCGCTGGGTATCCTCGGAACTAAATGTAGCGGACGATGGGACTAAATGGACAAAAGGTGTTGAGGTAAATAGTTCAATACGATGGTTCTCCGGACCGAATTATCTTTTGCAGGATGAGTCGAAGTGGCCACTCGGAAATGAAATGTCTAAAACCAGAGAATCTCAAGTATTGCACCACAAGGAGGAAATTAAGAAACAAATTTCGTCTTTAGCATGTGTTATGCCGGATCCACTACGTTTCAGCAAACTGGAGCGTCTGCGCGCTGCGCAAAAAAGAGTTTTAGACTTTCTACGCCTTCTTTCCGTGAAACCGCACGGACCTGAGCTGGAGAGATTGCTTTTGCTTAAGCGCGATGTTGAAATGGACACAATTTTCATACGGGCATGTCAAGAAGAGGAGTTTTTTGATGAAATTCGATGCCTAAAGGAAAATCGTTGCCTGACAAACCGGAAAAGCACAATATATAAATGCTCGCCGTACTTGGACCCCGTCGGAGTGCTTCGAATGCAAGGTCGAATCGATGCTATCGAAAATGTTGAAGTCAGCGTTAAGCGTCCTGTTATACTTTCGCGTCACCATAGAATTGCATACCTTATAGTAGAGTATCACCACCGGAAGTACCACCATCTGCATGCAGAAATAGTTGTCAACGAAATACGACAAAAGTATTGGATACCGGGCCTGCGAGCCCTTGTAATGGAAATCATCAATAAGTGTCCAGTGTGCTGCATCAGGCGAGCGCAACCCATTCCACCGATGATGGGAACTTTACCAAAGGAACGTCTATCGCCACATACACTGCCATTTACGTTTACTGGAGTAGACTACTTTGGACCGATTGAAGTTGCTGTAGGAAGGCGTCGCGAGAAGAGATGGGGAGTTTTATTTACTTGTCTAACAGTTCGCGCTGTTCATTTAGAATTGGTGCCATCTCTTTCAACGGATTCATTTTTACTGGCTCTAAAACTATTTACTGCGCGCAGAGGTGTGCCTCTTAAGTTGCTATCCGATAACGGAACAAATTTTCGGGGAGCCAGCAGAGTACTCGCGCAAGAGATCGAACGTATATCAACGTCAGCAGTGGAAAACAAGTATCCGGAGATGTCGTTTACCTTTATTCCTCCGGGATCGCCTCATATGGGCGGCAGCTGGGAGCGTATGGTGCGCTCTACAAAGTCAATCCTGACGGAAATTCTGTCTAACGTCGGACTGCGCGAGGAAGTATTGCGCGCTGCGTTGGCCGATGTCGAATGCACTTTAAACTCAAGACCGTTGACCTATATTCCGTTGGAATCGGAAAATTCGGAAGCCCTTACACCAAACCACTTCTTGGTTGGTAACTCCAGTGGTCTACGGGAACGCGGTGCGATTGAATCCAACGGATTAGGCTTGGCCAAACATTTCCGCATCGCTGGACAACTAGCATACCGTTTCTGGAGAAGATGGATTCGAGAGTATCTACCCACCCTGACGAGGCGTACAAAATGGTTTCAGCCAAACCCAGCTCCAATTTCCGTGAATGACGTGGTTCTTATTGTTGATGAAACAAGCAAGCGAAACTCCTGGCCTAAAGGGATCGTCGTGGATGTTCATCTGGCGAAGGATGGACAAGTTCGTAGCGGTGTTGTGCGTACACCGGGAGGACTCGTTACTCGCCCGGCAGTTAAACTGGCTAAATTGGACATCATAAGGATTGGTGATACTCAGCGTAGTAACGCAGAAGAATCACGAGGTGGGGAATGTTGCGAGGCTAATAAGAAGTTTTAG